One segment of Falco biarmicus isolate bFalBia1 chromosome 12, bFalBia1.pri, whole genome shotgun sequence DNA contains the following:
- the NANP gene encoding N-acylneuraminate-9-phosphatase, which produces MGVHGVKAVFFDLDNTLIDTAAAGRRAIEEVISALQAKHHCGEGEARAICEKVQAKLLRECHDPAKMCITDLRISHWEEAIQETVGGEANRNLAAECYFLWKTTRLQHLTLPEDTRDMLTELRKRVRLLLLTNGDKQTQREKIEACACQPYFDAIVVGGEQKEEKPAPSIFYYSCDLLGVQPAECVMVGDSLDTDIQGGLNAGLKATVWLNKAMTAPVDISPVPHYIISSVLDLPAVLQKMEHNINSKLETDHVASNNGAP; this is translated from the exons ATGGGGGTGCACGGCGTCAAGGCGGTGTTCTTCGACTTGGACAACACGCTGATCGAcacggcggcggccgggcggcgcgCCATCGAGGAG GTGATAAGCGCCCTGCAGGCCAAGCACCACTGCGGTGAGGGGGAGGCCCGCGCCATTTGCGAGAAGGTGCAGGCCAAGCTGCTGAGGGAGTGCCACGATCCCGCCAAGATGTGTATCACCGACCTGCGGATCTCCCACTGGGAGGAGGCGATCCAGGAGACCGTCGGCGGGGAGGCGAACCGCAACCTGGCCGCCGAGTGCTATTTCTTGTGGAAAACCACCCGCCTGCAGCACCTCACGCTGCCCGAGGACACGCGGGACATGCTCACCGAGCTGCGCAAGCGGGTCCgcctgctgcttctcaccaACGGCGACAAGCAGACGCAGAGGGAGAAGATCGAGGCCTGCGCCTGCCAGCCTTACTTCGATGCCATCGTTGTGGGAggagagcagaaagaagagaaaccGGCGCCATCCATATTTTATTACTCCTGTGATCTCCTGGGGGTGCAGCCCGCCGAGTGTGTTATGGTTGGTGACTCTCTAGATACAGATATTCAAGGAGGCCTCAATGCTGGCTTGAAAGCAACTGTCTGGTTGAACAAGGCGATGACTGCCCCAGTAGATATCTCCCCAGTACCTCAttatattatttcttctgttctggaTCTTCCAGCAGTTTTACAGAAGATGGAGCACAACATTAATTCTAAGTTAGAAACTGACCACGTGGCTAGTAATAATGGAGCACCTTGA
- the EIF2AK2 gene encoding interferon-induced, double-stranded RNA-activated protein kinase: protein MERREPMERLNHYCQKRKLILSCVDVRMDGQDHDPLFTVSIKLNDDVYGTGSGKTKKEAKAAAAKITWEMVEKKMLEEKMLEKQLESPSSVQAAESMTNQVTLSSAPNVDYVSLLNVYSQRTLQIVDYPNKSRTGNAHTPIFFCSCTVSGFVYGSGTGTSLAAAKQAAAKQAIEELDKQGIHIRGFEKTNNNSTFTEHSNSPQVPTQSGLSNSSICFEDSSAKLVGKMKNMAVCENPSRSQRHAQSSALKPKRKLAANFDNARNKEEEEKMSDSDESVPDLDTNTSEKNGSPYTVNKRLLETFTNIECIGEGGFGNVFKATAKLDERTYAVKRVHFTKNVKREVKELARLDHENIVRYYCSWKGFDHVTYPDSRQKSDEVLCLFIQMEFCEQGTLDNWIEKNRQDRKYHEMAQNKFLQILEGVKYIHSEGLIHRDLKPQNLFISREDKIKIGDFGLVTSAANETLTENRGTKSYMAPEQFGDSYGKEVDIYALGLIWFEILAAYSCHEKTKIWHDVRKGQLPEGFTNQFLTKAPIIKKMLSKQASARYSASEILKFFKSAVKTNSRETHTQ from the exons ATGGAACGGCGGGAGCCCATGGAGAGGCTCAACCATTACTGTCAAAAGCGGAAACTTATACTGTCTTGTGTCGATGTCAGGATGGACGGCCAGGATCATGATCCTCT GTTCACGGTTTCGATTAAATTAAATGATGATGTATATGGTACAGGCTCTGGTAAAACCAAGAAGGAAGcgaaagcagcagcagcaaaaataacCTGGGAAATggttgagaaaaaaatgcttgaggaaaaaatgcttgAGAAACAG ctAGAGAGTCCTTCAAGTGTGCAAGCTGCAGAATCAATGACAAATCAAGTGACCTTATCATCCGCACCAAACGTCGACTATGTTAGCCTACTAAATGTGTATTCACAAAGAACATTGCAAATAGTTGATTATCCTAACAAAAGCCGTACTGGAAATGCCCATACTCCCAT atttttctgtagctgtacAGTTAGTGGTTTTGTGTATGGAAGTGGCACTGGAACTTCTCTAGCTGCTGCAAAACAAGCTGCTGCAAAGCAAGCGATTGAGGAGCTCGATAAGCAAGGCATTCATATA agaggaTTTGAAAAAACTAATAACAATTCTACATTTACTGAACATAGTAATTCCCCTCAAGTGCCAACTCAGTCTGGCTTGAG TAACAGCAGTATTTGCTTTGAAGACTCATCTGCAAAGTTggtaggaaaaatgaaaaacatggcAGTATGTGAAAACCCTTCACGTTCTCAG AGACACGCACAAAGTTCTGCCCTGAAACCCAAAAG AAAATTGGCAGCTAATTTTGATAATGCAAGAaacaaggaagaggaggaaaagatgtCAGATTCAGATGAAAGTGTGCCAGACTTGGACACAAATACCAGTGAGAAGAATGGAAGTCCATACACTGTCAATAAAAG acttcttGAGACCTTTACAAATATAGAATGTATTGGTGAAGGCGGTTTTGGGaatgttttcaaagcaacagcaaagctTGATGAGAGAACCTATGCAGTCAAACGAGTTCACTTCACAAA GAATGTAAAGCGTGAAGTAAAAGAACTTGCAAGACTTGACCACGAGAACATAGTACGGTATTATTGTAGCTGGAAAGGGTTTGACCATGTAACTTATCCAGACTCAAG gcaGAAGTCAGATGAAGTTCTCTGTCTTTTCATTCAAATGGAATTCTGTGAACAAGGGACACTGGACAACTGGATTGAAAAGAATAGACAAGACCGAAAGTATCATGAGATGgcacaaaacaaatttttacaAATACTGGAAGGAGTGAAATATATTCATTCTGAAGGGTTAATTCATCGAGACCTCAAG ccTCAGAATCTATTCATATCACgtgaagataaaataaaaataggtgACTTCGGTCTTGTGACTTCTGCGGCAAATGAGACTCTGACTGAGAACAGAGGAACAAAATCATATATGGCACCAGAACAG TTTGGGGACAGCTATGGAAAGGAAGTAGATATTTATGCACTGGGATTAATTTGGTTTGAAATTCTCGCAGCGTACAGTTGCCATGAGAAAACTAAG ATATGGCATGATGTTAGAAAAGGTCAACTTCCAGAGGGCTTCACCAACCAATTTCTAACAAAG GCACCCATAATCAAAAAGATGCTTTCAAAACAGGCTTCAGCAAGATACTCTGcatctgaaatactgaagttttttaaatctgctgttAAAACCAACTCACGTGAAACTCATACTCAGTAA
- the GPATCH11 gene encoding G patch domain-containing protein 11: MEEDEEEDYMSDLFIKQDVRPGLPMVRRVREAMQKEEKQKEANERNRQKSVKEEEKERRDLVLKSALGTENKGFALLQKMGYKSGQALGKSGEGIVEPIPLNIKTGRSGLGHEELKKRKAEEKLENYRQKLHMKKKANEQAADQFRIRFKTKQEERKMEGDLRRSQRACQQLDMQKDIDVPKETWYWLEPEEEDDKDEEDKEDECTSSDLSVSEKLRILTAYLREEHFYCIWCGTTYEDSEDLSSNCPGDSAADHD, from the exons ATGGAGGAAGATGAAGAGGAAGACTACAtgtctgatttatttattaa GCAGGACGTGCGGCCGGGCCTGCCCATGGTGAGGCGGGTGAGGGAGGctatgcagaaagaagaaaaacaaaaagaagccaACGAGAGGAACAGACAGAAGAGCgtaaaagaagaagaaaaagagagacgCGATTTGGTGTTGAAAAGTGCATTGGGTACTGAGAACAAAGGCTTCGCGTTGCTCCAGAAGATGGGCTACAAGAGCGGCCAGGCCCTTGGCAAAAGCG gAGAAGGCATTGTTGAACCTATTCCTTTGAACATAAAAACAG GCAGAAGCGGGCTTGGTCACGAGGAATTAAAAAAGcgaaaagctgaagaaaaactggaaaactaTAGGCAAAAgcttcatatgaaaaaaaaagcaaatgaacaaGCTGCAGATCAGTTCAG AATAAGATTCAAAACGAAACAAGAAGAACGTAAGATGGAAGGGGACCTCCGAAGAAGCCAGAGGGCCTGCCAGCAGTTAGATATGCAAAAA GATATTGATGTTCCCAAGGAGACTTGGTATTGGCTAGAAcctgaagaggaagatgacaagGATGAGGAAGATAAGGAAGATGAATGCACAAGCTCAGATTTAAGC GTATCAGAAAAGCTACGCATCCTGACTGCCTATCTGAGAGAAGAGCACTTTTATTGCATTTGGTGTGGAACAACCTATGAAG ATTCTGAAGATTTATCGTCAAACTGCCCTGGAGACAGTGCTGCAGATCACGACTAA